Proteins encoded within one genomic window of Pygocentrus nattereri isolate fPygNat1 chromosome 7, fPygNat1.pri, whole genome shotgun sequence:
- the LOC119263685 gene encoding sarcoplasmic/endoplasmic reticulum calcium ATPase regulator DWORF-like, translating to MGPIVATQDSPALLLPILLLVGWIVGCVVVLYFVFC from the exons ATGGGCCCAATAG TCGCTACCCAGGACTCCCCTGCTTTGCTGTTGCCTATTCTGCTGCTAGTGGGCTGGATCGTGGGCTGTGTGGTGGTCCTCTACTTTGTCTTCTGCTAG